The sequence CctgacaaaaaaagaagaaaagatggcTCAAGAATTAAATTAATCAAAGACTCTAGGCAGGACACAAAAAGTCGAAAGGAGATATCTCAAAATTTGAGTCTCTTTACTTTATCTCTATATACCTTGCTCTCCACCCATGTTTCCTGTAATAAATGTGATGCTGATAACTTCACTGATTTGAATactttatatatcattttaaaacaactgaagttatttcaacaaatagttattgaTTATTGGTTAAATAAATGGTATCTTGTAATCATTTCAGCTCCTCACGTTTGGGTAGGATCATGGAAAGGAGGAGCTATAACTCCCCACACATGTTCTTCCACTTCAATTGTTGTGAATCCATTCATATCACTTCCTTTCAGTCCTGCCATTCTTTCGTCATTCCGGTCATTCACCTACTGTTCAGAGTATTTCATTCTGTGGCTTGAATTCACATTTCTCTCAACGTCATACATTTGccattcatagaaaaaaaaatgattatggAGATACAACAAAGATAAAATCattggaaatatttattgagcctctAATATATGTTGGCTAACTCACACCTCTTATCtaattaattctcacaacagaTGTGGGGGTGGACATGCTCATCAACAAAGTGCTCATCTGCTGGCAATATGATAATCTAAGAAAAATCAGCAGATGTCAAATTCTGGAGAAGATGTGACAGATGCAGATCCAGGAGAAGTGtctagaatttaaaattaaacatgtaCAGGCATTTCTTAATATTCTAGGCAGAATGTAAGATGgtctttctttccttgagaaaTTTAAATTCATGCAGATTAAGGATGTATAAATTTACTTTGGCATAGATTgaaatctgaaatattggagtcAATGAAGCTCTCTGTTTCTAATATTAACAGCGTCATATATTTACTGAACATGCATAAAGTATCAGGAACTATGGTAACTGTGTAACATTTTACCAAGTGTATTGCTAAGTAAGATATATGCTGTTTTAGATCTTGACTCTACCACTTATTAAGGCCATCTTgcactaatttttaatttttctaaaactcAATTTCCCCATTTGTAAGCTAAGTTTACCACTAATATTTATTAGAGTTATAGAGATGGTTGAAATATTTGTTTACACAATGTTTAGAAGAAAGTTAGGCACATGAAAATGTGAAATTGTAAACTAATAAAAGAATTAGACTGTTGTTAGTGTAATTAAATAACATCTTGAGGCCATATACTCACTCTTAGCAAAGCCAGAATATAAACCCAAGCAATTTCACTTccttaattttaatgttttcccaAACTTTACCTTTAATAATACCAGGGTTGTGTAAAATCTTAACTGaagaatatattattaaattgtcAAGACTATATTCATCATTTGGTATATATATCAAACTGAATTTAGACTGTTTCATTTGCttactgttttacttttttcaaagtttctgtctattttaaaatttgaatcccATAATTCTCTGAATTATTTAGGGAAGAAGCTATTTCTCTACAATttagatacagaaaaatattaCAGGAAATGTAGTTAAGAGTTCACACTTGAAACTGATGactctgtcaaaaataaaagcTAGAGATCTCCCACTAAAATTGAGAAGCTAGAAATCTAAGCACTAGTTTAAGCATTGTGGGATACAACTGTAGGGGAAGttagcaaaaagagaaaactaccaAGAAAGGAATTAAAGAAATGTTTGTGGCCTTGAGAATTGAGAAAATTTGAGATCAAACACATGTTTAACAAAACTTCTTGATTAGAAAGTCAAATTTAAGAAGAAACATTAATACTGTATGAAATGGAGACAGAACAGTTGGCTTTGGTAAATTATTGTAAAAGCTTTAGTTTTTTTATAGGCTTAATTTATTTAGGTATAAACTAAAATGTCCCTGTTTAATTTGGGggtgggaaaaaaatttaaactggtTGTTTTTTTCCATGcccataattaaaataatggcttTGTTTATGTCTATTCAAATGAACAAGTGATTGCTTCAAGTTCACcaaatcagtattttaaatatcattttagaTTAACCTTTAtataggggagagagagagagagagagatgaggaaatATTTCTATGATATAACTGGAGACATGAAATCTTGCTTTTCCATAGCTACACTGTAagctaattttaaattttaaaatttttaccataGATATAACTTAATTGTTTTAAGGCTCCATTGCAAAGAACTTTTCTTTTTGGATGTGACAGAATTAATTTTGTCTGTAAGAGAGTGATAAGCAGAGAATTTATAAATTAACTGATTAAATATAGCTACAAGATTAGGGCAGAAGATATGTAACAAACTTTAAAGAAAGGTTTTAATTACTTATAATGTATTTTGGGATCAACATTGATAGTAAGAAAACTTGGAGTATGTAGTTACCAGTTCTATGTAATATTTGTCATTAGTGTTGAGACACAAACTACATTCTTAGAGGCTATGGTCAACCTCAAGTGAAttgtttgtatttccatatgtcAAATCCATATGATTTAACAGATTGTTTATGAAGTGTTTCAAGCTACCTTTattcatattttgtatatttcccATAAGCTTTTAAGTAAAATCCCATCTATTTAGAATAAGAGGATTTGTCTAGTATACCTCaacattttcttccagtttaaaATAATTGCATGGCTTTAAACCTTCAATTTCTATATGAAAGTTATATTTAGTTAACTTTATTATTGACAGCCTCACTGGTAACACAAgaatacatataataaaaatatcaatcaATAATTCAGTGGCTAATAAAACAATGACTATTGATTGATTTGAGTATTTTGtgataaactataaaatatttcaccattttacaaatgttgttcagttaagtcatgtctgactctttgcgaccccatagactgcagcacgccagactcccctgtccttcaccatcttctggagtttgctcaaattcatgtccattgagttggtgatgctatctaaccgtctcatcctcatccacccaccctcttctccttttgccttcaatctttcccagcaacaaggtctttttcaatgagagaTAGCCTAAATTTAGAGGAATAAAGTGATTTGTACCAACTTCACACACTGCAGTGTAATTAATAATGGATTCTAGACCCCAAATGTTTGTCTTCAGCAAGCCTTTCCCACACACCTCCCATGCACTTTTTCTCTGAACTATACAGTGTAAAATTTTTACACGTGGGTTCTGGAAAAGTCTTAGATTGGACAAATAGGAAGAGAAAGTCATACTCCAATTCTAACCACTGAGAAAAATATTGACTCCTAAAGTATGATTCAGTGAGTTAAGGGCAAAGTCATAAAGGTAAaacttccttttgcttctctgtttttagttttagcTACCATTCTATTCTGCGGTTGATTTAGTGTATGGTTTTTATTGATGTGCCAGAAATAAACATACTTCTGTTATAAAATGTTAGAACTTTACTATCtcaaatcagtaataaaaatataactaagGAATCAAAATTTTTCAAACCAATGGCATTGGCTTCTTGCATAGCTTTCATCTTCCTCtttgtaaatatacatgtatcattatataaataaatatttaattttatatttgacctcattttaaaattattttgaagcagGATGTTTTCTACTAGTGAATATTTTTAGGTTTTATACTTTCTTCTATATCATTAAAGGTAAACTTTGTAATACTTATGCTTAATTGTGTCTTTAACAAATTTGAGTTTGTAGACATACAAAGCAATGTTTCTTTTCAAGaacttgtatatttttttagaaGTGGGAAATATTTGGCAactaatcattatttttaaataatttgactaATTGatcaaatgtatttatatttattgtttattttgaacCTAATGTTCTTAAAGATGGacttgtgaaaatcatgaaactaatcagaaacaaagaatactatcaaattttcattttgtgaAGCTGGAATTATGTTCAttaaacatagtttcatgctATTAGTgtgctttaattaatttttactggactagagttgatttacaatgttgtgtttactttctgctgtacaccaaagtgaatcagttatacacatagaTAGATCCATTTTTcttctagattcttttcccaatgggtcattatagagtattgagcagaattccctgtgttatagagcAGATCCTTATTAGtatccattttatttatagtagGGTGTTTATGTCAATTTTAGTCTCCCAGTTTAtgtctccctcctttccccttggtaaccataagttctttTTATCTACATCTAaaactctattttcatttttgcaaatAACAGAAATAGCAGACATTAGTGTTATCAGAGGTTTTCTCCTTGAATATTTCTGATATCAACTTATGCATTATGTCCTTTCAGGGAACTGTTATGCCTTTTTACtgcactggatcatggaaaatagaaataatgtcACTGTGTTTATTCTCTTGGGATTATCTCAAAATAAGAACATTGAAATCTTCTgctttgtcttgtttttgttttgttacattGCTATTTGGATGGGAAATTTGCTCATAATGATTTCTATTATATGCAGTCCTCTCATTGACCAACCTATGTATTTCTTCCTTAATTACCTCTCCCTCTCTGACCTTTGCTACACATCCACGGTGACACCCAAACTAATGACTGATTTATTGGCAGAAAGGAAGACCATTTCTTATAGTAACTGCATGACACAGCTTTTTATCCTTCACTTCCTTGGAGCCATCGAGATTTTTATCCTCACAgggatggcctatgaccgctatgtggccatctgcaagcccctGCACTACACCATCATCATGAGCAGACCAAAGTGTAACACAATCATCGTCGCCTGCTGTACCGGGGGACTTATACACTCTGCCAGTCAGTTTCTCCTCACCATCTTTTTACCCTTCTGTGGCCCCAATGAGATTGATCACTACTTCTGTGATGTGTATCCTTTGCTGAAATTGGCTTGCATGGATACACACAGGATTGGTCTCCTGGTGGTTGTTAATTCAGGTCTGATTGCTTTGGTGACTTTTGTGATTTTGATGGCTTCTTATTTTCTGATATTACACACAGTCAGGGATTACCCTGCAGAGAGCCGCACCAAAGCTCTTTCCACTTGCAGTTCTCACATCACCGTTGTGGCCCTATTCTTTGTGCCCATCCTCTTCATCTACATTAGACCAGCTGAAACTTTTCCGGAAGACAAAGTGTTTGCTCTTTTCTACACCATCATTGCCCCCATGTTCAACCCTCTGATCTATACATTGAGAAACTTGGAGATGAAGAATGCTGTGAAGAAAGTGTGGTATCATCAATTTCTTAAGAAAGGGCAGTAACctgcatgaaaaaaaatatttcagaaagtcaCTTTAGGGCTAGAAATATCATGAGCCCTGAAAATAGATGTATGGGATGATATACAAGGAGTTTACAATGATTGCAAAAGCTGGCTACAGACTCTTTAGCATTTTCTCAGGTCTCTCCTGGTtgggaaatttaattttttcatgtttatttttcctcttttcttttctcataccTGTCTCAAGAATTCCTTAATTTGACATTGTATTTTGACtgtgcaataaaatattttagttcttcatatatatatatatatatatatatatatatgtgtgtgtgtatatatatgtgtatatatatatatatatatatatatatatatatgaaagtttctctttttttcttttgaaatgcttAATTTTATAGGAAATAGTAGATGGAGAATAGTGGGAAGTGGATATATTGataagttttatttaaatttactaGATTTGAGTAAAATAATTATGTCagttcttaaagtgaaagtgctagttagtcatgtctaactctttgcaacctcatagactgtaacctgccatattcctctgtccatgaaattctccaggccagaatactgggatgggcaaacattcccttctccaggagatactCTCCACTCAGATATCTAACATGGGTCTCCCAttttgcatgcagattctttaccatctgagctaacaggCAAGCCCTCTTAAAATATCAGATCAATATTAAATAAGCATCCTTAATTACTGAAACATAAATTCTCTAGTAGCATACAGCCAATTCTCTAATTCTCTCCTCTGGATTGCCAATCTTATTCTAGGGTGCTCTTAATGACATAAACTAAGAGGAATTCATCTAATAGAGGACAAATATTGTTAGATTTTACTTCCAGCTTCTCAGAGGAGAGCATTTAAAGGTGGATTTTTGAGTTGAAGCTAATAGGTAAATGAGTGTAACATTTAACTCCTTTGGCTACTTAGAGTTTATTACCACTCTTCTACATTAAATTTGAATCTCCTTATAAAAAAACAATAACATCTCTGTTTTTGCCAAATAAGATGCTTCTGCAAAGATAgactccctctttctctctcaaaaaggaaatgcaaatcctAAACCTCCTGGACAATGTTAGTTTCTCCTCTAGTTCAGGTTGCAAACTTTCTTGAATAATTTGTCACAATAAGAAGAGGTTGTAAAATTAATActcaaaacttaaaaaagaaaaacatagtatgtaattaaatatatgaaaagtacaCAATGCTAAATTAGTCTTTGTCTCTGTGATTGGGATCAGGAATTTAGATATATTGAAGATGGTTTATCTAAGTTCCATGATGTCTGGGGTCGAAGCTTAGATAATTCAAAAGTTGGGAGGGAGCtagaagaggggatatatgtatatctacggctgattcacgttgaggtttgacagaaaacagcaaaattctatagagcaattatccttcaataaaaaaataaatttaaaaaaaagttcattaaCTAGAAGCTGAAATCTTTTAATACCTTGAATTGCATGCCTGGAAGTTGAGGTTGGCTGTGAGCTGGGACCTCAGCTGAGCTGCTGGCCATAAAACTCTGTATCTGTCCTGTATGTGTGGGTTTTCAATGGACTAGTTTGGGCTTCTGTATAGTATGGAGGCTGTGAAAAAATAtatctcattttcacaccttctatGTTATGCTTTCTAAATAGTTAAATGTCCAGTGAAACTATTATCAAATGCCATGTTTAGAAACAGTCCTACACATCTAGACATCTCATTGTCTATACAAACTAGACAATCAAATGCATTGGCTGAGGTTTTGACTACTGAGAATAATTTCTTCACCATTAGCCTTTTGGGAATATTCGTGTTTGAGGCTGCAATGCTATAACATTCCATGTTGAGTCAGTGCCAGATTTTCTGGTAGAACTAAATGCAAACAGATGCAATCATGTGTTTCCTCCTTGGCCAACCCACCATAAGATCACAGTTGTTGACTGAGGGAAAAGAGACAATTTGGCAAGGGTTTCATGAACATTTCTTAAGCGTACAAGACATGTTCAAACATAACCTCTTAGATATCATTCTCACTTGATGATGTGTTGCTGGCAATCACTGAGCTTCTTCATGGTGGAAAATTTACCactttgtttttcagttcagttcagtcactcagctgtgtctgactcttcacaatcccatggactgcagcacgccagacttccctgtccatcaacaactcccagaaattgctcaaacttatgctcatcaagtcagtgatgccattcaaccatctcatcctctgtggtccccttatcctgctgccttcaatccttcccagcatcagggtcttttccaatgagtcaattctttgcatcaggtggccaaagtactggagtttcagcttcaatgtctgtccttccaaagaatattcaggaatgatttcctttaggattgactggtttgatctccttgcagtacaagggactctcaagagtcttctccaataccacagctcaaaaataTCAAGTCTTCAagacacagctttctttatggtccaactctcatatccatacatgactactggaaaaagcatagctttgactagatgcacctttgttgacaaagtaatgtctctgctttttaatatgttatctaggttggtcatagtttttctttcaatttcatggctgcagtccccatctgcagtgattttggagctcaaaaaaataaagcctctcactgtttctattgttttcccatctatttgccatgaagtgatgggaccagatgccatgatcatagttttttgaatgttgagttttaagccaactttttcattctcctgtttcactttcagcaagaggctccttagttcttctttgctttctgccatataagTGGtgccatttgcatatctgaggttattggtatttcttcccagcaatcttgattccagcttgtgtttcatccagcctggtttatcgcatgatgtactgtgcatgtaagttaaataaacagggttacaatatacagccttggcatactcctgtccctatttggaacccagtttcttgtttcatgtccagttctaactgttgcttcttgacctgtatacaaatttcccaggaggcaggtcaggtggtttggtattcccatctctttcagaattttccagagtttgttgtgattcacacaagtcaaaggctttggagtagtcaataaagcaaaagtagatgtttttctagaactctcttgctttttcaatgatccagtggatgtcagcaatttgatctctggttcctctgacttgtctaaatccagtttgaacatctggaagctcacggttcatgtactgttacagcctgacttggagaattttgagcattactttgccagtgtatgagatgagtgcaattgtgtggtagtttgacattctttggcattgcctttctttgggattggaacgaaaactgaccttttccagtactgtggtcactgttgagttttccaaat comes from Dama dama isolate Ldn47 chromosome 1, ASM3311817v1, whole genome shotgun sequence and encodes:
- the LOC133063562 gene encoding olfactory receptor 4P4-like — translated: MENRNNVTVFILLGLSQNKNIEIFCFVLFLFCYIAIWMGNLLIMISIICSPLIDQPMYFFLNYLSLSDLCYTSTVTPKLMTDLLAERKTISYSNCMTQLFILHFLGAIEIFILTGMAYDRYVAICKPLHYTIIMSRPKCNTIIVACCTGGLIHSASQFLLTIFLPFCGPNEIDHYFCDVYPLLKLACMDTHRIGLLVVVNSGLIALVTFVILMASYFLILHTVRDYPAESRTKALSTCSSHITVVALFFVPILFIYIRPAETFPEDKVFALFYTIIAPMFNPLIYTLRNLEMKNAVKKVWYHQFLKKGQ